The proteins below come from a single Candidatus Planktophila dulcis genomic window:
- the ilvD gene encoding dihydroxy-acid dehydratase, producing the protein MSKMKPRSGLVTDGLERAPARGMLRAVGMGDEDWVKPQIGIASSWNEITPCNLSLDRLAKASKKGVIDAGGFPMQFGTISVSDGISMGHEGMHFSLVSREVIADSVETVMQAERLDGMVTFAGCDKSLPGMMMAAARIDVASVFVYAGSTLPGQVDGKDVTIIDAFEAVGACARGLITQDRVDQIERAICPGEGACGGMYTANTMASIAEAIGLSLPGSAAPPAVDRRRDAYAEQAGAAVVNLIAKGITTRDILTKKAFENAITILMALGGSTNAVLHLLAIAHEADVDLTLDDFHRIGSKVPLLGDLKPFGKYVMTDVDRVGGIPVVLRILLDAGFLHGDTLTVTGKTMAENLADINPPLADGSVLRAIDKPISTDIGITILGGSLATEGAVCKTAGIGIESFEGPARVFEREQAAMDALENGTIQAGDVVVIRYEGPKGGPGMREMLMITGAIKGAGLGKTTLLLTDGRFSGGSTGLCVGHVAPEAVDGGPIAFIKDGDRVRIDIPNRTLDLLVDPAELAARKVGWKPLPHKYTRGVLHKYSKLVGSASKGAVCD; encoded by the coding sequence ATGTCGAAGATGAAACCTCGCTCTGGATTAGTCACTGATGGATTAGAGCGTGCTCCAGCACGCGGAATGCTTCGCGCAGTTGGTATGGGCGATGAGGATTGGGTCAAGCCGCAGATCGGTATTGCATCTTCCTGGAATGAAATTACTCCGTGCAATCTTTCTCTGGATCGTTTAGCTAAAGCATCGAAGAAAGGTGTTATCGATGCTGGTGGTTTCCCGATGCAGTTTGGAACTATCTCCGTCTCTGATGGAATTTCTATGGGCCATGAAGGAATGCACTTCTCACTCGTTTCTCGTGAAGTAATTGCCGACTCTGTTGAAACAGTGATGCAGGCAGAACGTCTTGATGGAATGGTCACTTTTGCAGGATGCGATAAATCCTTGCCAGGAATGATGATGGCTGCAGCTCGTATCGATGTTGCATCAGTATTTGTCTATGCAGGCTCTACCTTGCCTGGCCAAGTCGATGGCAAAGATGTCACCATCATTGATGCCTTTGAAGCAGTGGGCGCATGTGCTCGTGGATTGATAACACAAGATCGCGTTGACCAAATTGAACGTGCTATCTGCCCAGGAGAAGGTGCATGTGGCGGTATGTATACGGCTAACACCATGGCAAGTATCGCTGAAGCAATCGGACTTTCACTTCCAGGATCTGCTGCCCCTCCTGCAGTCGATCGCCGCCGCGATGCTTATGCTGAACAAGCAGGAGCTGCAGTTGTTAACTTAATCGCAAAGGGAATTACTACTCGCGATATCTTGACGAAGAAGGCATTTGAAAATGCCATCACAATCTTGATGGCTCTCGGTGGCTCTACCAACGCAGTTCTGCACTTACTTGCCATCGCTCACGAAGCAGACGTTGACCTTACCCTTGATGATTTCCATCGTATTGGTTCCAAGGTTCCGCTACTAGGAGACCTCAAGCCATTTGGAAAATATGTGATGACAGATGTTGACCGAGTTGGCGGCATTCCCGTTGTTCTGCGCATCTTGCTCGATGCTGGTTTCTTACACGGAGATACTCTGACCGTGACAGGCAAGACGATGGCTGAAAACCTTGCAGATATTAATCCACCACTTGCCGACGGAAGTGTTTTACGTGCTATTGATAAACCAATCTCTACCGATATTGGAATCACAATTTTGGGCGGGTCACTTGCCACAGAAGGCGCCGTCTGTAAGACAGCTGGAATTGGTATTGAAAGTTTTGAGGGACCTGCTCGTGTATTCGAACGCGAACAAGCTGCGATGGATGCTCTAGAGAATGGAACAATTCAAGCAGGCGATGTTGTCGTCATTCGTTATGAAGGTCCAAAGGGTGGACCTGGAATGCGCGAGATGTTAATGATTACCGGCGCCATAAAAGGCGCGGGACTTGGCAAGACAACTCTTCTTCTTACCGATGGTCGTTTCTCTGGAGGCTCAACAGGTCTGTGTGTGGGACACGTTGCACCGGAAGCAGTTGATGGGGGGCCGATTGCATTTATTAAAGATGGCGACCGAGTCCGAATCGATATCCCAAATCGCACACTCGATCTCTTGGTAGATCCTGCAGAACTTGCAGCCCGCAAAGTTGGCTGGAAGCCACTGCCCCACAAATACACCCGCGGCGTTCTCCATAAGTATTCAAAGCTTGTGGGCTCTGCCTCCAAGGGCGCTGTCTGCGACTAA